TGGTGTGCGACCGGTGCATCATGTCGGTCAGGGACCTGCTGAACACGCTGGGTTTTGAGGTTTCCGGGGTCACACTCGGTGAAGCGGTTGTTTCACCGGTCCCGTATGACGATCAGCTGACGCTGATTGAGCGGGAACTCAACAGTATTGGATTTGAGCTTGCCCGTGACCGGAGAGAGGAGACCGTTACGGTCATCAAGTCGCTGCTGATTGCCTATCTGTCCAAAGTCGAGGCGCAGTCCAGGGCGGACAAAAAAGCGGGCGGCAACGGGGATGTCATTTCTCAGCCGGTATCGGAGTTTATCACCTCCAGACTTCACCGGTCCTACTCCTCGCTTTCGAGATCCTTCTCAGCCAAAGAGGGGATAACCATCGAAAAATATCTCATCAGGCTGCGCATCGAGCGTGTGAAAGAGCTGCTGAGCTATGATGAACTGACACTCAGCGAGATCGCTCACCAGCTTGGCTACAGCAGTGTCCAGCATCTGTCCGCCCAGTTCCGGAAAGTGACAGGCAGTTCCGTCACCGAGTACAAGACGAATAACCCCGGAAAACGCAGCAAGCTCGACGCGCTCAGCTGAGGCCATTGCAAAACGTTAAGAGAGCCGGCCGGGAAGTCAAAATTGTATAACATTTTCCTGACTCGTTGTAACACGATTCCGCTTCTGTTTTTGTTTTTTGGATAAGACATGATCACAGCATCGATGCCGGTGCCGGATTTGATCATACCATTTTGCAATGAAAGCGACAGCAACAGGAAATGACGCGTAAAAATCAGCCATACAATAACAATCCGGTAGCGGAAGGAAACGAAAAGTCCGGCAAGCATAAAAAGAACCTTCAGCAGAAGAGTTCACAGGAAAACGGTCCGCAGGACAACAGTCCGGAATCCGGCGATTACACATTGCAGATCGACGGCATCAGCTGCGCAAATTGTGTAACGAATGTGGAGCGGGCTTTGAAATCCGTGGATGGTGTGGAGCAGGCCGATGTCAACATGGGCACATCCGAGGCCAGGGTAAAGGCGGCCAGCACGGATATCAATACGCTGATCCGGGCTGTGGAAAAGGCCGGCTACGGTGCAGCTGCCATTGATGAGCTTGGGTACCTGCAGGATCAAAGCCCCGGCGCGCCTTCAGAAGCCGGAGATGAAGCAGATCATGGCGGAACAGATAAAGCAGACCGTACCAAAACAGGTGAAGAGCAATCTGCAGGCATGGAAGTTCCGGAGGCAGGTCATAAACGCGACACCCACGCCATCGCACCCCGGACATCCCGGTTCAGGAAAAAATTCTGGATTGCCCTGCCGCTGGCGGCTGTCGTTTTTGTGCTGGACATGGGCCCGATGGCCATTCCCGCGTGGAATGAATGGGTCATGCAGAACCTTACCATGTGGAGTCTGGCCCAGATGGTCATTACGGCCGTAATTCTGTTTTATGCCGGCGCATCATTCTTCACCGGCGCCTGGCGGGCGGCAAAACACGGGGCTGCGGATATGAACAGCCTCGTTGCCATCGGTACGGGTGCCGCCTTTGCCTTCAGCACCTATGCCATGTTTTTCGGTCGCGAAGGCGGCGTGGTCCAGCCCAATGAAATCTATTTTGAAACTGCCGCCATCATTATAGCGCTCATCCTTCTCGGAAAATGGATGGAGGAGCGGGCGCGGCACAGAAGCCGTGATGCCATGGCCGGATTGCTGGAGCTTGCCCCGCAGCGCGCCAACCGTATTGCCGGATCATCCTACGAAACCATCCCTGTCAAGGATGTGGCTGTCGGGGACAAACTGCTGGTCAAGGCCTGGGAGCAGGTTCCCGTCGATGGCGAGGTGCTGTCGGGCCAGGCAAGTGTCGATGAATCGATGATGACCGGCGAGAGTGTGCCTGTTGAAAAAGAGCCCGGAAGCGAGGTCGTTGGAGGTACGCGGAACACATCCACCACGTTCGAGATGACGGCCACCAGGGTGGGCCGCGATACCGCACTGGCGCGCATCATCAAAACGGTGCGTGACGCCCAAAGCTCAAAACCGCCCATCCAGCGTCTGGTCGACAAGGTGGCGTCCATTTTTGTGCCCATTGTTCTGGTGGTTGCCGTGGTGACATTTCTGCTCTGGCTCTGGGCCGGAAGTCCCGCGCAGGCTATGGTCAACATGGTTGCGGTGCTGGTCATTGCCTGTCCCTGCGCACTCGGCCTGGCTACGCCGACCGGACTGATGGTGAGTTCCGGGCGAGCCGCGGAAAAGGGTATCCTGATCAAGGATGCGGTGACGCTTGAAGAAGCCCGTCGGGCCGATGTGGTGATGTTCGACAAAACCGGGACACTGACCACCGGTGTGATGCAGGTCAGCCGGGTGGATGTGACCGGCGATGATACGCTCACCAATAATGACCTGCTGGTGCTGGCGGCTTCCGTGGAGCAGCAGTCGGATCATCCCATCGCCAACTGTATTGTCCGCCAGGCTGGGGAAAAGGAGCTGCCGCTTCTGGATGCCGAAGAGGTGGAGACGTTCATGGGCATGGGAATTACCGGCATGGTATCCGGACGGAAGGTCACGGTGAGTGCGCACACGGTTTATGAGTCGTACGACGAGCAGAAAAAAAAGTACATCGAAGAAGCGCAGGATCGCGGGGAAACCGTGCTGCTGGTCAGGTTGAATGACCGGCCGGCCGGATTCATAACTGTTTCGGATGAGGTGCGTCCGGAAGCAGCGGATGTGATCGCGCGGCTGAACCGGATGAATGTTGAAACGGTCATGGTCACCGGCGACCAGTACCGTAATGCACGCGTAGTAGCCGACCGTCTCGGTATTGATCACCTTGAAGCAAATGTTAAACCTGACGAAAAGGCGAAAATTGTAGAACGTTATCAACAGTTGGGCAAGCGGGTGGCCATGGTGGGTGATGGCATAAATGACGCTGCCGCACTGGTGCAGGCCGATCTCGGCATGGCATTGTCAGGCGGAACGGATCTGGCCATGTCGTCATCAGATATCACCCTCGTGGGAGGGAGCCTTGACAAAGTGGTGGAAGCCCTTGATCTGTCACGAGGTACACTGAGAATAATCCGACAGAATCTGTTCTGGGCCTTTGTCTACAACTCAGTCGGAATTCCACTGGCTGCTATCGGATTGCTCAGCCCGATGTTTGCGGCATTTGCCATGGCCATGAGTTCGGTCAGTGTGGTCACTAACAGTCTTCGCATCCGGCGGCTGTAATTATCCACATGGAAAGTAAAGAAATTTTAATATATTGACGATAACCCGGGTAGATGAGTTTATACAGACATCCCTCACAATATTTACCTAATCGAGGTTTCGATGAAACGTTGGAAGAACCGTATTGCGGCTGTGATGGCCGTTATAGTGGTGGTTTTCGTCATGTTGACCGGCTGAGCCGGAATGATTTTTCGATCACATGATGTTCACGAATTATGGAAAAGAAAGAAGTCTTTAAAGTCGAAGGAATGAGCTGCAGCGGCTGCTCTGGTACTGTCGAAACGGCATTGTCACAAGATGATGGTGTCACCCTCGCCCGTGTCAGCCACGAAGATGGAACAGCTGAAGTGCATCACACGCTCACGGACCGGGAAATCATCGATATCATTACCGGGGCGGGATACACCGTCACAGAAAAAATATCGGGTTGATATTCTGTGTTACATTGCGTTTAAATATTACATCGTAACCGTCAACGAGTTACATTTCCTCCAGTGCCATCCAGAAAAAGATGAACCAGCCGGTCCCAAAATATCTGTCACTGCCTGATGTGAATGCAGCTGCCCCCGGAAAAGGGCGGGTCCACTTCATTGCGGCGTTTTTGCTGATGGGATTGCTGTTTCTGCCGATGGAAAATCTGGCCGGTGCTCACTGCACAATGGAGGAGCAGGGGCAGGCAGAGCAGCCCGTGAGCAACGACGACTGCTGCCCGTTAGAAAATGAGAACCCGGAATCCGACTGTACTTCCTGCGAGATCTGCAATTGCTATTTCGCACCCTTTTCCGGTCATCACGATTCATCCTTCCGTGATGCCACCCTGCAGCATACACTGAAATTTGCCATACCCTCATCCCATGAGGTTCCCGCCCGAAGTATGGCATCGTTTCAAATAAAGCCTGCGGCGAAGGTGGCCGATCTGCCGCCATCCGTACCCGTCTATCTGGCCAACCAGGTATTTCTGAACTGAAAATACCGCCACTGATCACACAAGCCTATCCTGTGATCAGAATCTGCTTTCCGGACACAGCCTGTTTGCCATCACACCTTATTGTGAGCCGGTTGTGCCGCTTTGTGAACTGAGTATGCTGTCCGGCTTCTGATTATTCAATCTGACGCTGACATCCAACCGGATGCAGATTATTCAGCCGGTGCAAAAGCATTCAGCCCGATTCAGGTG
This DNA window, taken from Natronogracilivirga saccharolytica, encodes the following:
- a CDS encoding heavy-metal-associated domain-containing protein, which codes for MEKKEVFKVEGMSCSGCSGTVETALSQDDGVTLARVSHEDGTAEVHHTLTDREIIDIITGAGYTVTEKISG
- a CDS encoding heavy metal translocating P-type ATPase, giving the protein MTRKNQPYNNNPVAEGNEKSGKHKKNLQQKSSQENGPQDNSPESGDYTLQIDGISCANCVTNVERALKSVDGVEQADVNMGTSEARVKAASTDINTLIRAVEKAGYGAAAIDELGYLQDQSPGAPSEAGDEADHGGTDKADRTKTGEEQSAGMEVPEAGHKRDTHAIAPRTSRFRKKFWIALPLAAVVFVLDMGPMAIPAWNEWVMQNLTMWSLAQMVITAVILFYAGASFFTGAWRAAKHGAADMNSLVAIGTGAAFAFSTYAMFFGREGGVVQPNEIYFETAAIIIALILLGKWMEERARHRSRDAMAGLLELAPQRANRIAGSSYETIPVKDVAVGDKLLVKAWEQVPVDGEVLSGQASVDESMMTGESVPVEKEPGSEVVGGTRNTSTTFEMTATRVGRDTALARIIKTVRDAQSSKPPIQRLVDKVASIFVPIVLVVAVVTFLLWLWAGSPAQAMVNMVAVLVIACPCALGLATPTGLMVSSGRAAEKGILIKDAVTLEEARRADVVMFDKTGTLTTGVMQVSRVDVTGDDTLTNNDLLVLAASVEQQSDHPIANCIVRQAGEKELPLLDAEEVETFMGMGITGMVSGRKVTVSAHTVYESYDEQKKKYIEEAQDRGETVLLVRLNDRPAGFITVSDEVRPEAADVIARLNRMNVETVMVTGDQYRNARVVADRLGIDHLEANVKPDEKAKIVERYQQLGKRVAMVGDGINDAAALVQADLGMALSGGTDLAMSSSDITLVGGSLDKVVEALDLSRGTLRIIRQNLFWAFVYNSVGIPLAAIGLLSPMFAAFAMAMSSVSVVTNSLRIRRL
- a CDS encoding helix-turn-helix domain-containing protein, whose protein sequence is MTKTRDKQSGSSDSIRPVSAGGQDAHKLRIKNMVCDRCIMSVRDLLNTLGFEVSGVTLGEAVVSPVPYDDQLTLIERELNSIGFELARDRREETVTVIKSLLIAYLSKVEAQSRADKKAGGNGDVISQPVSEFITSRLHRSYSSLSRSFSAKEGITIEKYLIRLRIERVKELLSYDELTLSEIAHQLGYSSVQHLSAQFRKVTGSSVTEYKTNNPGKRSKLDALS